The following is a genomic window from Sphingomonas sinipercae.
AGATCGTCGGCGCGAACTTGGCGCGATAGACGACCATGTCGAGACGGCGCTCGAGCAGGCCGATCAGGTTCTGCGAAGCGTCACCCTTCATCGCGCTGGCTTCGGTGTAGGTGCGCTTGAACTGCTTTTCGGTGACGTCGCCGTAATAGCCCTTCAGCTTCTGCTTGGCGCGAAGCTGGATGCCGAAATCGCTGACCTTGCCCTTGCGGCGCTGGCCGTGCTGGCCGGGGCCGTATTCGCGGCGGTTGACCGGGCTCTTGGGCCGTCCGAAGACGTTCTCGCCCATGCGGCGGTCGAGCTTATACTTGGCGCTTGAGCGCTTGCTCACGTTGGTTCTCCAATTTGCTTCTGTCGTTTTCCCGGACCGCACCGCCGAGCCTTACGCTCGACGCGATCGCCGCTTCACCGGGAATGCGGGATCAATTGCGAGCGGCGCACTTGGCGGCGCTCGTGCGAAAAGTCAATGAAGCGAGGCGCCCCGCCGATCGGCGGCGAAGCGCCCGCGCTCCCTTATTTCGAGTTGCCGCTGCCGGCGGTCGGCTGCTGGCCCTGCTGGATCTGGCGCCATTCCGACGCTTTCTTGCAGACCTTGTCGCCGCGGCCGCGAAGCCGCGAACCGACGTCCGCCTGGTCGTCTTCACGCTTGCAGATCACTTTGTCCTGCGTCGGTGCGGTCGAAACCGTGGAGGGCGCGCCCGCCTGGGCAAAGGCAACAAGGGCGGCAGTGAACACAAGCGACATACAGGCTCTCCAGTCGAGTAGATAAAGGTGATTCTTGTCCCGTTTAGAGTGACCTAGCGGATTCTTGCAGGCTTGGCGAGTGCCCGAATAACCCCCCGAACGGCCTTTATTTCACGCGAAGACCAGGGGGCCTTGGTGAAGATCGTTCGAAGCGTGTTCTTGGTCGCCTGGGAGCGCTCCGGCGGATGGAAATAGCCCTTCGATTCCAGCTCGCCCTCAAGTTGCGCGACCAATCCTTCGAACTCGCCGTGCGGCGCCGGCGGTTCGGCTTCCCTCGCTGGCGGAACCGCGAGCTCCGACTGCTTTGACCATTCGTAAGCCAGCAGGATTACCGCCTGCGCCAGGTTGAGCGACCCGAATTTAGGGTTGATCGGGACGGTCACGATTGCGTTGGCTAACGCGACGTCCTCCGTCTCCAGCCCTGACCGCTCCGGCCCGAACAGGATGGCTGAGCGCTCCGCCGAGCCGGCAATCGCCTCGCCCGCCTGCTGCGGGGTAAGGACTGGGATCACCAAATCGCGGCGGCGAACGGTCGAGGCGTAGACGGCCGCACAATCGGCGATCGCGTCCTGCACCGTCGCGAAAACCTGCGCCTGCTCGAGGACGACGTCGGCGCCGCTGGCCGACGGGCCGGCGTCCGGGTTCGGCCAGCCGTCGCGCGGGGCGACGAGCCGCATCTCCGTCAGCCCGAAATTGAGCATCGCCCGCGCCGCCTTGCCGATGTTCTGGCCAAGTTGCGGGCGAACTAGGACGATGACGGGCTTGGCGCCGCTCACAACAGCTTTTCGTGGTCGGCCGGCGCGGCCTCCTTCTCGACCCGCTCGGCGATTTCCGCGAAGTCGCCGGGGTCGGAGAAGTCCTTGTAGATGCTTGCGAAGCGAATGTAGGCGACATGGTCGAGGCTCTTGAGCCCGGCCATCACCGCCTCCCCGATGCGGGTCGAGGAGGTTTCGTCGCCGCGGGTTTCCAGTTGCCGCTGAACGCCGCTGATCAGACGGTCGATCTTGGCCGCGTCGACTTCGCGCTTGCGGGTCGCATGGCCGATGGCGCGGGCCAGCTTTTCGCGGTCGAACGGCTCGCGCTTGCCGTCTTTCTTGACCACGGTGAGGTCCCGCAGCTGGATCCGCTCGAACGTGGTGAAGCGGGCGCCGCAAGCCTCGCACTGGCGGCGCCGGCGGATGGCCGCGCCATCCTCGCTGGGACGGCTGTCCTTAACCTGGCTGTCTTCGTGCGCGCAGAAGGGACAGCGCATCAGTCAACGCCTGCGTGAAGGACCGACAAGGCGCCTAGCCTTCGTAGATCGGGAAGCGAGCGCACAGGTCGCGGACCCGTCGATTGACCTGTGCTTCGACGTCGCCGTTATTCTCCGTCCCGTTTTTGACCAGGCCGTGGAGCACGTCGGCCACCATGTCGCCGATGTCGCGGAACTCCGCTTCGCCGAAACCGCGCGTGGTGCCGGCCGGCGAGCCGACGCGGATGCCGCTGGTCTTCATCGGCGGCAGCGGGTCGAACGGAACGCCGTTCTTGTTGCAGGTGATGCCGGCCCGCTCCAGGGCTTCGTCGGCGTCCTTGCCGGTGAGGCCGAGCGGGCGCAGGTCGACCAGCGCCAAGTGCGTATCGGTGCCGCCGGCGACCAGATCGGCGCCGCGTTCCTTCAGGCGTCCCGCAAGCGTCCTGGCGTTGGCGATTACCGCCTTTGCGTAGGTCTTGAAGTCGGGCTGGAGCGCCTCGCCGAACGCCACCGCCTTGGCGGCGATGACATGCATCAGCGGCCCGCCCTGAAGCCCCGGGAAGACCGCCGAATTGATCTTCTTCGCAATGGCTTCGTCATCGGTCAGAACCATGCCGCCGCGCGGGCCGCGAAGCGTCTTGTGCGTCGTCGTGGTGACGATGTGGGCGTGGCCGAACGGGGAGGGGTGCTCGCCTGCCGCGACCAGCCCGGCGAAGTGGGCCATGTCGACAAAGAGCAAGGCGCCGACACTGTCCGCGATGGCGCGGAAGCGGGCGAAATCGAGGTGGCGCGGATAAGCCGAGCCGCCGGCGATGATCATCTTCGGGCTATGCTCGGCCGCCAGCCGCTCGACCTCGTCGAAGTCGACGAGGTGATCGTCCTGGCGAACGCCATATTGCACCGCGTTGAACCACTTGCCCGACTGCGCCGGCGGCGCGCCGTGGGTAAGGTGTCCGCCGGCGGCGAGGCTCATGCCCATGATCGTGTCGCCGGGCTTTAGCAGCGCCATCATCACCGCGCCGTTGGCCTGCGCGCCCGAATGCGGCTGGACGTTGACGAAGCCGCAGCCGAACAGCTGCTTGGCGCGGTCGATCGCGAGTTGCTCGACCGAGTCCGACGGTTCGCACCCCTGATAGTAACGGCGGCCGGGATAGCCTTCGGCATATTTGTTCGTGAACACCGACCCTTGCGCTTCCAGAACGGCGCGGCTGACGATGTTTTCCGACGCAATCAGCTCGATCTGGGTCTGCTCGCGCTTGAGTTCCGACTGGATCGCAGCAGCGACGGCGGGATCGGCCGAGGCCAGGCGTTCGCTGAAGAAACCTTCCGGTTGAACCGCGTGGAGGTCGGCTGCACTGGCCATCAATCGCTGTCCTGTAAGCTTTGAGAAAGTTGATCGACGCGGCGCTGGTGGCGCCCGCCGGCGAAATCGGTGTCGAGGAACGCGGCGACGCAGGCCTTGGCCATGTCGGGCCCGACCAAACGAGCGCCGAGCGCGAGGACGTTGGCATCATTATGTTCGCGGGCAAGCGCTGCGGAAAGCGGATCGTCGACCCGCGCGCAGCGGCAGCGCGGGTCGCGGTTGACCGCGATCGAAATGCCGATGCCCGAACCGCAGACGGCGATTCCGCGGTCGGCGAGACCGTCGCCGACATGGCGGGCGAGCCTAGCGCCGAACTGCGGATAATCGACGCTTTCGCCGCCATTGGTGCCAAGGTCGGTCACGTCATGCCCTTGATCGCGAAGCCAGGCGGCAAGCTCATCCTTGAGGGCGTATCCGGCATGATCAGCGGCGAGGGCGATGCGCATGACGCTTCCTATCGCCCGCCGCGCCGGGTTTCCACCGGCACCGCGCTTAAAGTCATTAAAGTCACGCGGTCGTGCAGCATTTTCGTGACTTTAAGCGCGGTTCGGGAAGGTGGGTCGATCGTCGAGAGTCGCCAGTTGCCCATCCGCAAGGTTCGTAGCCGTCCAGCGCGGTGTAGGACAGCTTTTCAGCCCTTGACCGGCGGACGATAAGCGCACGACTTGGCGAGTTCGTGCAGCGGCTCTAGGGGCGCGATATGGAATCGATCGGCGGCGACCTCGCCACCATGACACCGCGGCCGTTTTCGGCCGAGCATCATGAGGCCATTCGCGCCATCGGCGTCGAGCGTGAATATCGTCCCGGCGACGTCGTCCAGGAAATCGGCGAGCCGCTCGACCGGTTCGTGCTGATCGAGTCGGGCGAAGTCGTCATCATCGATCCCGACACCGGCGAGCCGTATCAGGACGCATCGCTGCGGACGGGCCAGTTCATGGGCGAGCTGGCCTTTCTCAACGGCGGGTCGATGACCTTGACCATGCAGGCGGCCGAGACGACGCGCACCATTGAAGTTCCGCGCCCGGCAATGCTGCGGCTGATGAGCGACGTGCCGGAGATCGGCGACCACATCCTGACGGTCTTCGCGGCGCGGCGCCGGAGCCTGTTCGAAGGCGGCGATAGCAGCATCGTCATCAGCGGCGCCGATCGCGATCCCAAGATCGGGCGGATCGCGAGCTTCCTCAACCGCAACCGGCTGCCATTTCGCGAAGCTGCCAACGGCGCTCCCGGCGTGACCATCGCCGGCAAGCCGCTCGAGGACCCGAACCCACGCGCCATCGCCCGCCATTTCGGGCTGGACCTCGACCGCAAGCATGATGGGGAACTGGACCTCATCATCGTCGGTGCTGGGCCGGCGGGGGTCGCAGCCGCCGTCTATGCCGGGTCCGAAGGGCTAAGCGCGCTGGTCATCGAGGACAATGCCATCGGCGGGCAGGCCGGGACCAGCAGCCGGATCGAAAATTACATGGGCTTTCCGACCGGCATCTCCGGTGCTGACCTGACCTTCCGCGGCCAAATCCAGGCGATGAAGTTCGGCACCTGCTTTGCAATGCCGCGCCGAGTCGAGCGGCTGGAGCAGCGCGACAACGGTTTCTGCGTCACGCTGGAGGACGGCGAGCAATTGTGTTCCCGGTCCGTCCTGGTCGCGACCGGCGTCCAATACCGGCGCCTGCCGATTCCCCGGCTGGAGGAATTCGAGGGCATGGGCGTTTATTATGCCGCGACCGAGATGGAAGCGCGCTTCTGCGCGGCGACGGAGGCGATCATCGTCGGCGGCGGTAACAGCGCAGATCAGGCGGCGATGTACCTGTCGAGGGTCGCGAGCAAGGTCCACTTGCTGGTGCGCGGTTCCGGGCTTGCGGAAACGATGAGCGCCTACCTGCGCGAACGGCTGGACGCCGATCCGAAGATCGAAATTCATACCGGCTCGGCAGTGTCGAGGCTGGACGGCGACGGCGCGCTGGAAGCGGTGACGGTGCTGGGACCGGACGGCGAATGGACCTCGCAATGCCGAGCCTTGTTCATCATGATCGGCGCCGCCCCGAACACGCGCTGGTTGTCCGACCTTGTCGAACTGGACCGGCATGGGTTCGTGAAGACCGGGATCGAGGTGGGCGCAAGCAGCGGCTTCGCCACGTCTTTGCCGGGAGTGTTCGCGGTCGGCGATGTCCGCTCCGGGTCGG
Proteins encoded in this region:
- the rpsD gene encoding 30S ribosomal protein S4 yields the protein MSKRSSAKYKLDRRMGENVFGRPKSPVNRREYGPGQHGQRRKGKVSDFGIQLRAKQKLKGYYGDVTEKQFKRTYTEASAMKGDASQNLIGLLERRLDMVVYRAKFAPTIWAARQLVSHGHIRVNGVKCNIASRRVNVGDVIELGPKAQEMALVIEAQGLAERDVPDYVVPDGTSKVTYNRVPTLDEVPYPVRMEPNLVIEFYSR
- a CDS encoding RNA methyltransferase, translated to MSGAKPVIVLVRPQLGQNIGKAARAMLNFGLTEMRLVAPRDGWPNPDAGPSASGADVVLEQAQVFATVQDAIADCAAVYASTVRRRDLVIPVLTPQQAGEAIAGSAERSAILFGPERSGLETEDVALANAIVTVPINPKFGSLNLAQAVILLAYEWSKQSELAVPPAREAEPPAPHGEFEGLVAQLEGELESKGYFHPPERSQATKNTLRTIFTKAPWSSREIKAVRGVIRALAKPARIR
- the nrdR gene encoding transcriptional regulator NrdR; protein product: MRCPFCAHEDSQVKDSRPSEDGAAIRRRRQCEACGARFTTFERIQLRDLTVVKKDGKREPFDREKLARAIGHATRKREVDAAKIDRLISGVQRQLETRGDETSSTRIGEAVMAGLKSLDHVAYIRFASIYKDFSDPGDFAEIAERVEKEAAPADHEKLL
- the glyA gene encoding serine hydroxymethyltransferase; amino-acid sequence: MASAADLHAVQPEGFFSERLASADPAVAAAIQSELKREQTQIELIASENIVSRAVLEAQGSVFTNKYAEGYPGRRYYQGCEPSDSVEQLAIDRAKQLFGCGFVNVQPHSGAQANGAVMMALLKPGDTIMGMSLAAGGHLTHGAPPAQSGKWFNAVQYGVRQDDHLVDFDEVERLAAEHSPKMIIAGGSAYPRHLDFARFRAIADSVGALLFVDMAHFAGLVAAGEHPSPFGHAHIVTTTTHKTLRGPRGGMVLTDDEAIAKKINSAVFPGLQGGPLMHVIAAKAVAFGEALQPDFKTYAKAVIANARTLAGRLKERGADLVAGGTDTHLALVDLRPLGLTGKDADEALERAGITCNKNGVPFDPLPPMKTSGIRVGSPAGTTRGFGEAEFRDIGDMVADVLHGLVKNGTENNGDVEAQVNRRVRDLCARFPIYEG
- the rpiB gene encoding ribose 5-phosphate isomerase B, with protein sequence MRIALAADHAGYALKDELAAWLRDQGHDVTDLGTNGGESVDYPQFGARLARHVGDGLADRGIAVCGSGIGISIAVNRDPRCRCARVDDPLSAALAREHNDANVLALGARLVGPDMAKACVAAFLDTDFAGGRHQRRVDQLSQSLQDSD
- a CDS encoding FAD-dependent oxidoreductase, giving the protein MESIGGDLATMTPRPFSAEHHEAIRAIGVEREYRPGDVVQEIGEPLDRFVLIESGEVVIIDPDTGEPYQDASLRTGQFMGELAFLNGGSMTLTMQAAETTRTIEVPRPAMLRLMSDVPEIGDHILTVFAARRRSLFEGGDSSIVISGADRDPKIGRIASFLNRNRLPFREAANGAPGVTIAGKPLEDPNPRAIARHFGLDLDRKHDGELDLIIVGAGPAGVAAAVYAGSEGLSALVIEDNAIGGQAGTSSRIENYMGFPTGISGADLTFRGQIQAMKFGTCFAMPRRVERLEQRDNGFCVTLEDGEQLCSRSVLVATGVQYRRLPIPRLEEFEGMGVYYAATEMEARFCAATEAIIVGGGNSADQAAMYLSRVASKVHLLVRGSGLAETMSAYLRERLDADPKIEIHTGSAVSRLDGDGALEAVTVLGPDGEWTSQCRALFIMIGAAPNTRWLSDLVELDRHGFVKTGIEVGASSGFATSLPGVFAVGDVRSGSVKRVASSVGEGSVVVSAIWSHVNQPPHAALGIGG